In Raphanus sativus cultivar WK10039 chromosome 5, ASM80110v3, whole genome shotgun sequence, the following proteins share a genomic window:
- the LOC108859154 gene encoding uncharacterized protein LOC108859154 — protein MEFVVEEGKRVHEECSTLILPALSIGNVGQLGVDLLVSSTAAERVGYLDDPNLLPCVGNDAYGPLPCGDLALPLEVYESSSTATTLAQQRSPVAKGMMIKFAENIAEFAASSGKKDVIVLSSLDFQRLHNLDLSRGPQVYYLSNAESDGRDDRCESLGFGRLREYDSQGRCWKYLSSVFDKNSNEELTLPSEDELEDIDYYPSLPFAALFSAFKARGLKVTCLLCYCSEGDNIPDAFLLAEAASKLTGLTPDKFHGEEGGKWRIPYSWKSMYGAPPDMSMF, from the exons ATGGAGTTTGTAGTTGAAGAAGGAAAGCGAGTCCATGAAGAGTGTTCCACTTTGATTCTC CCTGCACTGTCAATTGGGAACGTAGGGCAGCTAGGTGTTGATCTTCTAGTGTCATCTACTGCTGCAGAGAGAGTTGGTTATCTCGATGATCCCAATCTCCTTCCTTGTGTTGGCAATGACGCTTATGGCCCTCTTCCTTGTGGTGATCTCGCTCTTCCTCTCGAGG TTTATGAGTCATCTTCAACTGCTACTACTCTTGCTCAGCAACGCTCTCCTGTTGCAAAG gggATGATGATTAAATTTGCGGAGAATATAGCAGAGTTTGCTGCTTCAAGTGGAAAGAAGGATGTTATTGTGCTTTCGAGTTTAGACTTCCAGAGGCTGCACAACTTGGATTTGTCTAG AGGCCCACAGGTGTATTATCTGTCTAACGCCGAATCCGATGGAAGAGATGATCGCTGTGAATCACTCGGATTTGGAAGATTGCGCGAGTATGATTCACAAGGAAGATGTtggaagtatcttagctctgtCTTTGACAAGAACAGTAATGAAGAGCTGACTTTACCTTCAGAAGATGAGCTTGAAGATATAGACTACTACCCAAGCTTGCCATTTGCAGCTCTTTTCTCAGCTTTTAAG GCTAGAGGATTGAAGGTGACATGCCTGCTATGTTACTGTTCTGAAGGAGACAACATTCCTGATGCATTCCTTCTAGCAGAGGCTGCATCTAAGCTTACGGGTTTAACTCCTGACAAGTTCCACG GGGAAGAAGGTGGGAAATGGCGGATACCGTATTCGTGGAAGAGTATGTATGGAGCTCCTCCGGATATGTCCATGTTCTAA